A portion of the Sphingobacterium spiritivorum genome contains these proteins:
- a CDS encoding 3-oxoacyl-ACP synthase III family protein, which translates to MLKSKIIGTGSYIPTEIIPNSYFLNHNFFGTDNVEINQSAETIIQKFSAITGIKSRRYAAKGLTASDMATMAAEQAISNASVDPELIDIIIVAHNYGDIKYEGSPRDMVPSLAARVKHNLGIKNISCIPYDLVFGCPGWLQGLIQCDLAIRSGVAKTCLVIGAETLSRVIDSSDRDSMIFSDGAGACIIQANTTSDSGIINSVVRSDTDIELEFIYSAGSNKGEKEDSEYIKMKGRKVYEYALKNVPQAMKQCFDHSGNKIESLKMILIHQANEKMDEAIVKRFFELYGIEDLPQNIMPMNISSMGNSSVATIPTLLHQVLDNQIDTYNISDGDIILFASVGAGMNINAITYKW; encoded by the coding sequence ATGTTAAAATCTAAAATAATTGGGACCGGATCTTACATACCTACTGAAATAATTCCCAACAGCTATTTTTTGAATCATAATTTCTTTGGAACAGATAATGTTGAAATTAATCAATCTGCTGAAACAATAATTCAAAAATTCAGTGCTATTACAGGAATAAAAAGCAGAAGATATGCTGCAAAAGGTTTAACTGCATCTGATATGGCTACAATGGCAGCAGAGCAGGCGATATCAAATGCGTCGGTAGACCCAGAATTAATTGATATTATTATTGTAGCTCATAACTACGGAGACATTAAATATGAGGGATCTCCACGAGATATGGTCCCTTCTTTGGCCGCCAGAGTTAAGCATAATTTAGGTATAAAGAATATAAGTTGTATTCCGTATGATCTTGTTTTCGGATGTCCCGGATGGCTACAGGGACTTATTCAATGTGATTTAGCTATTAGGTCAGGAGTGGCAAAAACTTGTCTTGTTATTGGAGCTGAGACACTTTCTCGTGTAATCGATTCCTCCGATAGAGACAGTATGATTTTTTCTGATGGAGCCGGTGCTTGTATTATTCAAGCAAATACAACTTCAGATAGTGGAATAATTAATAGCGTTGTCAGATCAGATACAGATATTGAGCTTGAATTCATTTACTCTGCAGGTTCTAACAAAGGTGAAAAAGAAGACTCAGAGTATATAAAAATGAAGGGTCGTAAGGTATATGAATATGCTTTAAAAAATGTTCCTCAAGCTATGAAACAATGTTTCGATCATAGTGGAAATAAAATTGAAAGCCTTAAGATGATTCTAATTCATCAAGCAAATGAAAAGATGGATGAGGCAATTGTTAAAAGATTTTTCGAGCTGTATGGTATAGAAGATCTTCCTCAAAACATAATGCCAATGAACATATCTTCAATGGGTAATAGCTCAGTAGCTACAATTCCAACCTTATTGCATCAAGTTTTAGATAATCAAATAGATACCTATAATATTTCTGATGGAGATATAATATTGTTTGCTTCAGTAGGCGCAGGAATGAATATTAATGCGATCACTTATAAATGGTAA
- a CDS encoding bifunctional DNA primase/polymerase: MGIELANVWSKYEPLIDDGYSIMPVYDRHQFDRKQREKKPKDPCLGTWKPLQSRRMDRGELYSALEYYDTTGVAVICGAISGNLECIDVDSKYNPGIDALLLNRIKEIYPDIFPRLRIHKTPSGGRHIIYRVSDHKIEGSQELAFKYEEGGKGKKIKYIETRGEGGYFLFPPSSGYTIVHDVPMPVITWEERCGLINICRSFSDVIKMAPMPKVSKSMSNWYSVNPFEDYDYNCDPVALMEEFGWRVFGRPEGKNYIQFTRPGKDSGTSASFICDKRVFKIFTTSTNLEGERGYRPATLLSHLKFDGDSKLTYKFLVEKGFGKFTSKTEEIIVEKAIRDGNTGPKNLSSNAKKAIEEGKAKSAEQYPFKKFWEFNEKDVVNILLKNLIDVVEGIGYVLYNGVIYRKDVESRVLNQVFDLQPHLTEALEAYIKEDEVTKEKISNALTEKLSTKLKYIKGGIPKMDKELLLCDKRDVCYKFYRNCIIEITAESVEIHDYDFLEITDKYIFYNQKQNRCYDPSIESSNLYSEFLTNSTGYTDNVKNIIGWLSHEIKCRDRAYMVVLSEMAADELDGGGAGKSLFGEMLAYTTTRCEVDGGAIEVNDTLFQSWRNEKVFVIGDTPKYFSFAKLKNVITNNSTIKRLYSDRFDLPFEETPKILMSTNFSCNITDGGLKRRVRTIEFTNFYSGPNGPNVVHEKMFPHDFDDSDWKSFDDVIIESVQHHLKVNGIIKEQELSDSGWKKMFNNKYGEKTIEFIEDNIDKWLRLDFVEVKIFQQEYNEYLSLYEKQKLHPRLLNTALKEFCEKFNIKFQQSIVKKVAYQTKRVHIFTGEYQIPSNLNESEDGLPF; the protein is encoded by the coding sequence ATGGGAATTGAATTAGCTAATGTTTGGAGTAAATACGAGCCTCTTATTGATGATGGCTACTCTATAATGCCTGTCTATGATCGTCATCAATTTGATCGAAAACAGAGGGAGAAAAAACCAAAAGATCCGTGCTTAGGTACATGGAAGCCTTTGCAGTCACGTAGAATGGACAGGGGGGAGCTTTATTCAGCATTAGAATATTACGATACTACAGGAGTAGCTGTAATATGTGGAGCTATCAGCGGTAACTTAGAATGTATAGATGTTGATAGTAAATATAATCCTGGCATTGATGCATTGTTGTTAAATCGAATAAAGGAAATATACCCAGATATTTTTCCTCGACTTCGAATACATAAAACTCCTTCTGGAGGCAGACATATAATTTACAGAGTCAGTGACCACAAAATTGAAGGAAGTCAAGAGTTAGCTTTTAAATATGAAGAAGGAGGAAAGGGAAAGAAAATAAAATATATTGAAACAAGAGGTGAAGGCGGATATTTTCTTTTCCCTCCAAGCTCAGGATATACCATTGTTCATGATGTTCCTATGCCTGTAATTACTTGGGAAGAACGCTGCGGATTAATAAATATCTGCCGTTCTTTCAGTGACGTAATTAAAATGGCTCCTATGCCAAAAGTCAGTAAATCAATGTCTAATTGGTATTCGGTTAATCCTTTTGAAGATTATGATTACAATTGTGACCCTGTTGCATTAATGGAAGAATTTGGATGGAGGGTATTTGGTAGACCTGAGGGTAAAAATTATATTCAGTTTACTCGTCCAGGAAAAGATTCGGGAACTTCTGCTTCTTTTATTTGCGATAAGCGTGTTTTTAAAATATTCACTACATCAACCAATTTAGAAGGTGAGCGAGGTTATAGGCCAGCCACACTGCTATCTCATCTTAAATTCGATGGAGATTCAAAGTTGACATATAAATTTTTAGTGGAGAAAGGTTTTGGAAAATTTACCTCAAAAACGGAGGAAATAATTGTAGAAAAAGCGATACGAGATGGAAATACTGGCCCCAAAAATCTAAGCTCAAATGCTAAAAAAGCGATAGAAGAAGGAAAAGCTAAATCGGCCGAACAATACCCATTTAAAAAATTCTGGGAGTTCAATGAGAAGGATGTGGTTAATATACTTTTGAAAAACCTAATAGATGTTGTAGAAGGAATTGGTTATGTATTATATAATGGAGTTATATATCGCAAGGATGTCGAAAGTAGAGTTCTAAATCAGGTTTTTGATCTGCAACCCCATTTAACAGAAGCATTGGAAGCATATATAAAAGAAGATGAAGTCACCAAAGAAAAGATTTCAAATGCATTAACAGAAAAATTAAGTACTAAGTTGAAATATATCAAAGGGGGGATTCCTAAGATGGATAAAGAATTACTGCTTTGTGACAAAAGAGACGTTTGTTATAAGTTTTATAGAAACTGCATAATAGAAATAACAGCTGAATCAGTAGAAATTCATGATTATGATTTCCTTGAAATTACAGATAAGTATATTTTTTATAATCAAAAACAGAATAGATGTTATGATCCGTCAATTGAGAGTTCAAATTTATATTCTGAATTTTTGACAAATTCTACTGGATATACGGATAACGTTAAAAATATTATTGGATGGCTGTCTCATGAGATAAAATGTAGAGATCGTGCATATATGGTTGTACTGTCTGAAATGGCGGCAGATGAATTGGATGGCGGGGGAGCTGGAAAAAGCTTGTTTGGGGAAATGTTAGCATACACTACAACTAGATGCGAAGTTGACGGGGGAGCAATTGAGGTTAATGATACCTTGTTCCAGTCGTGGCGGAATGAAAAGGTATTTGTTATAGGAGATACACCAAAGTATTTTTCTTTTGCAAAATTAAAAAATGTAATTACTAATAATTCCACAATTAAAAGGTTGTACTCTGATAGGTTTGATTTACCATTTGAAGAAACTCCGAAAATTTTAATGTCAACAAATTTTTCATGCAATATTACAGATGGAGGTTTAAAAAGGAGGGTTAGAACTATAGAGTTTACTAATTTTTATTCAGGTCCAAATGGGCCTAATGTTGTTCATGAAAAGATGTTTCCTCATGATTTTGATGATTCGGACTGGAAAAGTTTTGATGATGTTATTATTGAGTCTGTTCAGCATCATTTAAAGGTTAATGGAATCATTAAAGAACAGGAATTGTCTGATTCAGGATGGAAAAAAATGTTTAATAATAAGTATGGGGAAAAAACAATAGAGTTTATTGAAGATAATATAGATAAATGGCTAAGGCTTGACTTTGTTGAAGTAAAAATATTTCAACAAGAATATAATGAATACCTATCTCTATACGAAAAACAGAAATTGCACCCCCGATTACTGAATACAGCATTGAAAGAATTTTGTGAAAAATTTAATATTAAATTCCAACAGTCTATTGTTAAAAAGGTTGCATATCAAACAAAACGCGTGCATATTTTTACAGGGGAATATCAAATTCCATCCAATTTAAACGAGTCCGAAGATGGATTACCGTTCTAA
- a CDS encoding Rha family transcriptional regulator yields the protein MKSLEISKNTISSLEIAELSGMTHDNVLKDIRKMEPGWIEACQKIYGKTTDENFKSINFNVIEYKDAKVEMRSMYELTKSQSLFIATNFNDEARALLLLRWEELEHLNKVALDSSQLFTLHYGGAYTSNRRLSKLTGVPLDVINSVLSEYLKDYVRFEEVGSKKMFNEGVMVPDVKYNGYDLSATESQIMDHIGFRYIAPVRNNKKSFIMNNFVCYSGFDSSRESNGSGFRECYMTSEGLKDFLNFYSKKMIKSGLREFSDLINNEIILVEHQIVKSILNLEIPKEHWITPNGVHLDEDGNFNREQHCHYFFSRKCFYFRNFSYWYQVYLNYCKDNDIKIPLSEKKVEVIYNKYKVRFSRRQ from the coding sequence ATGAAATCATTAGAAATATCAAAAAATACAATAAGTAGTCTAGAGATTGCTGAGTTATCAGGAATGACACATGATAATGTTTTGAAGGATATCCGTAAAATGGAGCCTGGTTGGATTGAAGCTTGTCAAAAAATCTATGGGAAAACTACTGACGAAAATTTTAAAAGCATTAATTTTAACGTGATTGAATACAAGGATGCTAAAGTTGAAATGAGATCAATGTACGAATTGACCAAATCTCAATCATTATTTATAGCTACTAATTTTAATGATGAAGCAAGGGCGTTATTGTTATTAAGGTGGGAAGAGCTAGAACACCTCAATAAAGTTGCGCTCGACAGCTCCCAGCTGTTCACACTCCATTACGGAGGCGCATATACGTCAAATAGACGATTATCCAAGCTTACAGGCGTACCATTGGATGTAATCAATTCTGTTCTGTCAGAGTACCTTAAAGACTATGTCAGATTTGAAGAAGTAGGTTCCAAGAAGATGTTTAATGAGGGTGTTATGGTCCCTGATGTGAAATACAATGGGTATGACTTAAGCGCAACTGAAAGTCAAATAATGGACCATATCGGTTTTCGATATATTGCTCCTGTAAGAAATAATAAGAAAAGTTTTATAATGAATAATTTTGTCTGCTATAGTGGATTTGATAGTTCGCGAGAGAGTAATGGTTCTGGCTTTAGAGAATGCTATATGACATCAGAGGGATTGAAAGATTTTCTTAATTTTTACAGCAAAAAAATGATCAAATCTGGCCTTAGGGAATTTAGTGATTTAATAAATAACGAAATAATATTGGTTGAACATCAAATAGTTAAATCTATTTTAAATCTTGAGATACCTAAAGAACATTGGATTACACCGAACGGTGTCCATCTCGATGAGGATGGTAATTTTAATAGGGAACAGCACTGTCATTACTTCTTTTCTCGTAAGTGTTTTTATTTTAGAAATTTCAGTTATTGGTATCAAGTTTACTTGAATTATTGCAAGGATAATGATATAAAAATCCCTCTATCAGAGAAGAAAGTTGAAGTAATTTACAATAAATATAAGGTTAGGTTTTCACGCAGACAATGA
- the terL gene encoding phage terminase large subunit, translating to MTPVAGFTKRDIIALWCKSSILNYTQYFFQKQYSRSFVVGDHHVKIAKALDDVLMGRITRLIINIAPRYGKTELAVKNLISAGLAINPASKFIHLSYSDDLALDNSEAVKDLVTSEAYQQLFPDVELKQGSGAKNKWYTTQGGGVYARAAGGQVTGFGAGQVDTEASADQLQDEELDLDEMLAMGGDIFGGALIIDDPIKPDDADSEIKRERVNNRFDSTIINRVNSRNTPIIIIMQRLHENDLCGHVLANYPGEWTVLSLPSIIVEDGQDLKEGRALWEFKHTLDELLKMNDINPINFGRQYMQNPQPKEGLMYRAFKEYLNIPPYFKAYRKAYVDTADTGKDYLCSIAYLETDLGCFVLDVIYTQDPMEITEPDTARQLAMHQVEYALIESNNGGRGFARNVESHLVTLKAFNCTIEWFHQGENKHARIFTNSAKVNMIIHMPVGWDKMWPQFYKHVTTYSKKGNNAYDDALDALTGVVENFGVNKESNIDDSVIGMFG from the coding sequence ATGACTCCGGTAGCAGGCTTTACAAAACGTGATATCATTGCGCTGTGGTGCAAGTCGTCAATATTGAATTACACACAGTACTTCTTTCAAAAACAGTATTCGCGTAGTTTCGTTGTTGGTGATCATCACGTGAAGATAGCTAAAGCTCTTGACGATGTGCTTATGGGCCGCATCACACGTCTGATTATTAATATAGCACCTCGATATGGAAAGACTGAACTAGCCGTAAAAAACTTAATTAGCGCCGGCCTTGCAATCAATCCTGCTTCTAAGTTCATTCACCTCAGTTACTCGGATGATCTAGCCTTGGATAATTCCGAAGCTGTCAAGGATCTGGTTACGAGTGAAGCTTATCAGCAGCTATTTCCAGATGTTGAACTCAAGCAAGGCTCAGGAGCAAAAAATAAATGGTATACGACTCAAGGTGGGGGCGTATACGCTCGTGCTGCCGGTGGACAGGTTACAGGTTTTGGCGCAGGTCAGGTTGATACTGAGGCAAGCGCAGATCAATTGCAAGATGAAGAGCTTGATCTTGATGAGATGCTGGCTATGGGCGGTGATATCTTCGGCGGTGCGCTTATCATTGATGATCCAATTAAGCCCGACGATGCGGATAGTGAGATCAAGAGAGAACGGGTTAACAATCGTTTTGATTCAACGATAATTAATCGTGTAAACTCTCGTAATACACCAATCATAATCATTATGCAGCGTCTTCACGAGAACGATCTTTGCGGACATGTGTTAGCTAATTATCCAGGTGAATGGACTGTTCTATCGCTTCCCAGTATTATAGTAGAAGATGGACAGGACCTGAAGGAGGGACGTGCATTATGGGAGTTCAAGCATACGCTTGATGAGCTGCTGAAAATGAATGATATCAATCCAATCAACTTTGGACGGCAATATATGCAGAATCCGCAGCCTAAGGAGGGGTTGATGTATCGGGCATTCAAAGAGTATCTGAATATTCCGCCTTATTTCAAAGCCTATCGTAAGGCATACGTTGATACAGCCGACACAGGTAAAGATTATTTATGTAGTATCGCTTACCTTGAAACGGATCTTGGATGCTTCGTTCTTGACGTAATCTATACTCAGGATCCGATGGAGATAACGGAACCTGACACAGCAAGGCAACTAGCGATGCACCAAGTTGAATATGCTTTGATTGAATCCAATAATGGAGGACGTGGGTTTGCTCGTAATGTAGAGTCGCATTTAGTGACCCTTAAGGCTTTCAACTGTACTATTGAATGGTTTCATCAAGGGGAGAATAAGCACGCAAGGATATTCACGAATTCGGCAAAGGTAAATATGATAATACATATGCCAGTCGGTTGGGATAAGATGTGGCCACAATTCTATAAGCATGTAACCACGTACAGCAAGAAAGGTAATAACGCTTACGATGATGCCCTGGATGCCTTGACAGGTGTTGTTGAGAATTTCGGTGTGAATAAGGAAAGTAATATTGACGACTCAGTAATTGGAATGTTTGGGTAA
- a CDS encoding VRR-NUC domain-containing protein, giving the protein MEKISEKALQAACFQWLWNNYPQTRRKFFHVPNGGSRNAVEGMQLKASGVVAGIPDCILIHLGNAYGFEMKTQSGKVSPEQQKVHKVWQEDGTPVYIIRSLEDFQAIIIELIGEPTRKEIAA; this is encoded by the coding sequence ATGGAAAAGATAAGTGAGAAAGCTTTGCAAGCCGCGTGCTTTCAATGGTTGTGGAATAACTATCCACAAACACGCCGAAAATTCTTTCATGTACCTAATGGTGGAAGCCGCAATGCAGTTGAAGGAATGCAATTAAAAGCGTCTGGGGTTGTAGCTGGTATTCCTGACTGTATACTCATTCATCTGGGGAATGCTTACGGATTCGAAATGAAAACCCAATCGGGTAAGGTTAGTCCGGAACAGCAAAAAGTACACAAGGTTTGGCAGGAGGATGGGACGCCAGTTTACATCATTCGCTCATTAGAAGATTTCCAGGCAATAATCATTGAATTAATCGGTGAGCCTACAAGAAAGGAGATAGCAGCATGA
- a CDS encoding terminase small subunit translates to MSEDSPTKLTTNQRRFVEEYCKDFNATQAAIRAGYSEKTAAVVGHENLRKPNVSVAINARLDELSLSAEELTKKTADIARGNLADYMTTRMVEYRPRVRKGLLELIAELEYDLMLKEEFCAVKGYTEEAFDEFQASLDPIRDQILAYQIELRRNPLASRLVTGEAELVPQVEVDMPKLLADKERGIIKSFKYGKNGLEVELYAADAAMDRLMRVRGMYKDKLDITTKDQSLNEKVSPEEAQRMLQQLASGNFNLNDA, encoded by the coding sequence ATGAGTGAGGATTCGCCAACTAAGTTAACAACCAATCAACGACGCTTTGTTGAAGAGTACTGCAAAGATTTTAATGCTACACAAGCAGCTATTCGTGCTGGATATAGTGAAAAGACTGCTGCGGTTGTAGGTCATGAAAACCTTAGAAAACCTAATGTTTCCGTAGCAATCAATGCTAGATTGGACGAATTGTCCTTGTCAGCAGAAGAGCTTACAAAGAAAACTGCCGACATTGCCCGAGGCAATCTTGCTGACTATATGACGACACGTATGGTCGAATATCGTCCACGTGTCCGTAAAGGATTGCTAGAGCTTATTGCAGAGCTTGAGTATGATCTGATGCTTAAAGAAGAGTTTTGCGCAGTGAAGGGGTACACGGAGGAAGCCTTTGATGAGTTTCAAGCATCACTTGACCCAATACGTGATCAAATCCTTGCTTACCAAATTGAGTTGCGGAGAAATCCTTTGGCAAGCAGGCTGGTTACCGGTGAAGCCGAGTTGGTACCGCAAGTCGAGGTTGACATGCCAAAGCTATTGGCTGACAAAGAACGTGGTATCATTAAATCGTTCAAGTATGGTAAAAACGGTTTGGAAGTAGAGCTTTACGCAGCTGATGCCGCTATGGATCGTTTGATGCGCGTTCGTGGTATGTACAAGGACAAGTTAGATATCACAACCAAAGATCAATCGTTGAACGAGAAAGTATCACCTGAGGAGGCGCAACGTATGCTGCAGCAGCTTGCTAGTGGTAACTTTAATCTAAATGACGCGTAA
- a CDS encoding MaoC family dehydratase, translating into MVTIRSFEEYKSYEGKVLGVSEWHKIDQDQINKFADATLDHQWIHTNEERAANEGPFKTTIAHGYLTLSLIPYLWKQIADVTNVKMEINYGIENFKFGQAVPSGGEVQLQATVKSITNLRGTIKAVIQAQLLIKDYVKPAYVGDVIFLYHFN; encoded by the coding sequence ATGGTAACTATTAGAAGTTTTGAAGAATACAAATCCTATGAAGGGAAAGTTTTAGGTGTTTCCGAGTGGCATAAAATTGATCAAGATCAGATCAATAAATTTGCTGATGCGACCTTGGACCACCAATGGATCCACACAAACGAAGAAAGGGCAGCAAACGAAGGCCCATTCAAGACAACTATTGCCCATGGCTACCTAACATTATCATTAATTCCTTACTTATGGAAGCAAATTGCGGATGTAACCAATGTAAAGATGGAGATCAATTATGGTATCGAGAATTTTAAATTTGGTCAAGCCGTCCCGTCCGGAGGTGAAGTACAACTACAAGCCACGGTTAAATCGATAACAAACCTAAGAGGGACGATAAAAGCAGTTATTCAAGCACAGCTTTTAATAAAAGATTATGTTAAGCCCGCATATGTAGGAGATGTGATTTTCCTTTACCATTTTAATTAA
- a CDS encoding phage portal protein, whose amino-acid sequence MAKEIKVASAAIDPKIIEELGKESAPAYEVKKETDIKEHNIYDEQLRKRKTVVKKVIGPDGKPVMMADGRTPTTTTTYVDPARLPLALQEIIVTRRVAFMNLGKARLYAEPDKGAQEKAFNLLQRLRENNKVGYKESEIAKLLNKELQVAKLWYSKVTDDASHWGGLSKVPVDYKMQILAPSKGDTLLPVFDANGDLIYFGRQYDRRKSLEELAAETSGGDKTVKCFDIYSTDRLLKFEQGGSGGESEGGWKLVATVDLPYKKLPIIYYSKNTPIWANVQPLIERLETVISNFADTNDYHASPTLVFKGATGAQAQEKGESGKAVLLTGEHADAKYVTWDQSVAAVELEIDTLVNFIYSLTQTPNISFEEMKALGDLSGVAFDRVFIDAHLAASNEIDGGYGELLQRSVNLEKALLASMDTGLTASLQELAVTVEVPRFKLDDLDADVDLAIRAKDGGLISVETAIGMSGLVTNVQDEMERIKK is encoded by the coding sequence ATGGCAAAAGAAATTAAAGTGGCATCAGCTGCCATTGATCCGAAGATAATAGAAGAACTAGGTAAGGAGTCAGCTCCTGCTTATGAGGTGAAGAAGGAAACAGATATAAAGGAGCACAATATATATGATGAGCAGCTGAGGAAACGCAAGACAGTAGTCAAAAAAGTTATAGGGCCTGATGGTAAGCCTGTGATGATGGCGGATGGAAGAACGCCAACGACCACCACAACCTACGTCGATCCTGCTCGACTTCCTTTAGCTCTGCAGGAGATCATAGTTACCAGAAGGGTTGCGTTTATGAACTTGGGTAAAGCGAGGCTATATGCGGAGCCGGACAAGGGTGCCCAGGAAAAAGCTTTCAACCTATTGCAGCGTTTGAGGGAAAATAATAAAGTTGGGTACAAGGAATCGGAGATTGCTAAGCTCTTGAACAAGGAACTTCAGGTTGCTAAGTTGTGGTATTCCAAGGTGACCGATGATGCGAGCCACTGGGGCGGTCTAAGTAAGGTTCCTGTTGATTATAAAATGCAGATATTAGCGCCAAGTAAAGGTGATACGCTTCTACCAGTGTTTGATGCAAATGGTGATTTGATTTACTTCGGTAGGCAATACGATCGCCGTAAGTCTTTAGAAGAACTTGCCGCAGAAACCAGTGGCGGCGATAAAACCGTCAAATGCTTTGATATCTACAGTACTGATCGTCTACTGAAGTTTGAGCAGGGAGGATCAGGAGGGGAAAGTGAAGGTGGATGGAAACTAGTTGCAACAGTGGATTTGCCATACAAGAAACTACCAATTATCTACTACTCCAAAAATACCCCGATTTGGGCCAATGTGCAGCCACTGATCGAGAGATTGGAAACAGTGATATCAAACTTTGCTGATACTAACGACTACCACGCTTCGCCAACTTTAGTATTCAAGGGAGCTACTGGCGCACAAGCCCAGGAGAAAGGGGAGAGTGGTAAAGCTGTATTATTGACTGGAGAGCATGCTGATGCTAAGTACGTAACTTGGGATCAATCAGTAGCTGCAGTTGAACTGGAAATTGATACATTGGTGAACTTCATCTACTCTCTGACCCAAACTCCAAATATCAGTTTCGAGGAAATGAAAGCCCTGGGAGATCTTTCAGGTGTTGCTTTCGATCGTGTTTTTATTGATGCTCATTTAGCCGCTAGTAATGAGATTGATGGGGGATATGGCGAGCTGTTACAGCGTAGTGTGAACCTGGAGAAAGCGTTGCTTGCCAGCATGGACACAGGACTAACTGCTTCATTGCAAGAACTGGCTGTTACTGTTGAAGTACCACGGTTCAAGCTCGATGATTTGGATGCTGATGTTGATCTTGCAATCAGAGCTAAGGACGGAGGATTGATTTCAGTGGAGACCGCTATTGGAATGTCCGGGTTAGTTACCAACGTTCAGGACGAGATGGAGAGGATTAAGAAGTAA